The bacterium region AAACGGATTAGGAATTAAATCCCCCTTTCAATTGTAGATAGGAATCAGAAAAAAGAAATATTGCTATATCTTATTGAAAATCAAATGGTTATGCTAAATTTTGCCTTTAAATAGAGAGGAAGTTCCGGTGTAGTATGAAGAGAAAGTTGATTATGGGAAAATAAAAGTTTCCTTTGCTTGATTTGACTTAGCCCGGCAGGATTCCAATAAATAGCAGTGGGGTCATCGGCTAGACCAACAAATGCACTACCCAGGCCTAAAGCCCGTGCTCCGATACCTATCTTCAAGAAAGAATAGGAGGTTTTACCTGCCTTAGCTTCTACTTTTTGTACGCTGAGTAAGCCAAGAAGTATCAGAAATGGTATCTTAAATTTTAACACACTTTCCTTCCTACACATAAATAGAGTTCAGCGGCGGTGGGCTTGTCCACCGTCCACTGTAATAACTTGATAATTCGTAACTATTTAGCCAAGTGAAGTGAAAGGTAAGGAGAGGTGGAGAAAGGAGAGAATTGGAGAAAAGTACAAAATCCCACATCCCAAATTATAAATCACAAACAAATTCCAAATTCAAAATCTATTTGTTTCCCCTGTAGATAATATCAACGGGGTTTAGAGTTTTGGTCATTGGATTTTAGAGTTTGTTTGATTTTTGGTGCTTGTGATTTGGCACTTCTTTTTATTCTCTCCATTTCCCCATCTTCTCCCTTTCTCCTTACTTACACAACTTCAGATGTCTAAAGTGTTACGATAATTCAAGTTGTAATTTTTTGCTCAAATTGCTTAAACTTTTCTCGACACTTTCTCAACGCCAACCTGCGTAGTTTCTTTACACGCTCTTCAAGGTATTCAAGTTCACGCTTGGTAATTTTATATGATTTCTTGTATCGTGCACCAATATATGCTTCCTTCAGAAGCTCAAACAGATGTTTTTCTTTGCCTTTTTCCCGTGGGAAAATCTCGGCGAAATCCGTATCAATTTTTTCCATTCGCTCTGTTAGTTTCTCTAAATCGTGTGTTCTTGGTTTATAGCTGGTAAGGACCAAAGAGGCACCACTGTATAGAGCTTCGGTGGTTTGGTGAAGGTTAAAAGCGGCTTTTTTATACCATCTTTTTTGAAAAGTAGCTTCAAAAACCCAAAAAGATTGCTTCGCATCTGGAAACCAGATTTTATAATCCTCCTTTGCCAGTGCCCTTTTTATTCCTGGGGTAAGCTTCCTTGCTCGTGCCAGTTGAAATCGTCTTGAGTCATAAAGGAGTATGCCTTCCTTTTTGACATCAGCATAGAAGTATCTGCCAACTGCGAGTTGTTCATTGACATGCTCAATATCTTCCCTAATAAGGTTTACTGGTGTATGGATATTGCGTCTGATTTGATTTTCAACTTTATTCCAAATCTTATAATCATCTACTATCTTCTCCTCCTTCACAATCACCATAATGTCAAAGTCACTTTCATAACTCGTGAAATGTTGCTCTTCAGCATCATATCGAAAATCGCGCTCCACGAAGTCTCCACGGGCATAACTGCCAAACAGAATAATCATCTCGACTTTTGCTGCTGCACGAATGATTCCAACGATATCTTCGAGTTCCTCTCGTTTATACTCCGGAAGATGGTTTATGCTTGTTTTCATAATTAATCCTTAATAATTCAGTTAATAACTTCATGTCAATATTTTCACCAAAAAACTCTAACAACTTCAACTCTCCACTTTTTTCTCATCTTACCTTCCCTTCAATTTCTTCATTAGTTAAATTAATTATTGGAATACCC contains the following coding sequences:
- a CDS encoding HEPN domain-containing protein, with the translated sequence MKTSINHLPEYKREELEDIVGIIRAAAKVEMIILFGSYARGDFVERDFRYDAEEQHFTSYESDFDIMVIVKEEKIVDDYKIWNKVENQIRRNIHTPVNLIREDIEHVNEQLAVGRYFYADVKKEGILLYDSRRFQLARARKLTPGIKRALAKEDYKIWFPDAKQSFWVFEATFQKRWYKKAAFNLHQTTEALYSGASLVLTSYKPRTHDLEKLTERMEKIDTDFAEIFPREKGKEKHLFELLKEAYIGARYKKSYKITKRELEYLEERVKKLRRLALRKCREKFKQFEQKITT